Proteins from a genomic interval of Dunckerocampus dactyliophorus isolate RoL2022-P2 chromosome 5, RoL_Ddac_1.1, whole genome shotgun sequence:
- the LOC129181921 gene encoding zinc-binding protein A33-like, which translates to MAAHVFSREDLICPQCTGIYCLPVLLQCGHNLCKVCLQKFWEWKGCQECPVCCVVSTPKRPPINLPLKIAADQYHLEQSRKNGELCKIHNEKLSIFCQNDEEPICLLCQTSKQHKIHRCCPLEEAAKQKKENIAVRLELLKKKLQTLTKTKETWEGTRKFIQSQAEANHRAIKEEFQRLHLFLFEEEDARLQVLKQEEDVKVKVMSLKLEYMEKQIKNLSSTISDIETKLQGADLPFLMEYKDKKKKLKCNIGEPEIIRDILINSASHLGSLKFKVWRKMEDVVKRVPITLDPNTAHANLELSDELSCVQYSSQQMLPNNPERCTGSVCVLGATGFVSGKHSWTVDVTRGKDWYIGVARESIQRKGALFLEPSEGVWIIGGIMGDAMWAQTSPRTKLDLKQKLERITVELDYDKGKVVFINAADSKTIYTFKDKFTERIFPYFHPGIYEEGSGSYPLTICPQTISVTVTDHK; encoded by the exons ATGGCAGCACATGTATTCAGCAGAGAGGACCTCATTTGTCCACAGTGCACCGGAATCTACTGCTTACCCGTTCTCCTCCAGTGTGGACATAACCTTTGTAAAGTTTGCCTGCAGAAGTTCTGGGAATGGAAAGGATGTCAAGAATGTCCAGTGTGTTGTGTCGTGTCTACTCCCAAAAGGCCTCCCATTAATTTACCGCTGAAGATTGCCGCAGACCAATACCACCTGGAGCAGAGCAGGAAAAATGGAGAACTTTGCAAAATACACAATGAGAAGCTCAGTATTTTCTGTCAGAATGATGAGGAGCCCATCTGTCTACTGTGCCAAACGTCCAAACAACATAAAATCCACAGGTGCTGCCCGCTGGAGGAAGCCGCCAAGCAGAAAAAG GAAAACATTGCAGTCAGGCTGGAGTTGCTGAAGAAAAAGCTCCAGACTCTGACCAAGACAAAAGAAACCTGGGAAGGAACCCGAAAATTCATCCAG AGCCAAGCAGAAGCAAACCACAGAGCCATCAAGGAAGAGTTTCAGAGGTTGCACTTGTTCCTTTTTGAGGAGGAAGACGCCAGACTTCAGGTACTCAAACAGGAGGAAGATGTGAAGGTGAAAGTTATGAGTCTCAAGCTGGAGTACATGGAGAAGCAGATCAAGAACCTTTCTTCTACCATCAGTGACATTGAGACAAAACTCCAAGGCGCTGATTTACCCTTCCTGATG GAATACAaagataaaaagaaaaa GCTTAAATGCAACATCGGGGAGCCAGAAATTATACGAGACATCCTGATTAACTCTGCAAGTCATCTGGGATCTCTCAAGTTTAAAGTGTGGAGGAAGATGGAGGACGTTGTCAAAAGGG TTCCCATCACTTTGGATCCAAATACGGCCCATGCCAACTTGGAGCTCTCAGACGAGCTGAGCTGTGTGCAGTACAGCAGCCAGCAGATGCTCCCTAACAACCCAGAACGCTGCACAGGTAGTGTGTGTGTCCTGGGAGCCACCGGTTTTGTTTCTGGAAAACACAGCTGGACTGTAGACGTAACACGGGGTAAAGACTGGTATATCGGGGTGGCCCGGGAGTCCATCCAAAGGAAGGGGGCCTTGTTCCTCGAGCCTTCTGAAGGCGTCTGGATCATTGGTGGGATTATGGGGGACGCCATGTGGGCTCAGACCTCACCTCGCACCAAGCTGGACTTGAAGCAGAAGCTTGAGAGGATTACTGTGGAGCTGGACTACGACAAAGGGAAAGTGGTCTTCATCAATGCTGCAGATTCAAAGACGATATACACCTTTAAAGACAAGTTCACTGAGAGAATCTTCCCTTACTTTCATCCTGGCATCTATGAGGAGGGCAGTGGCTCCTACCCCCTCACCATTTGTCCGCAGACCATCTCTGTGACCGTCACAGACCACAAGTGA